The Streptomyces sp. NBC_01255 genome window below encodes:
- a CDS encoding serine hydrolase domain-containing protein: MRRTPTRRLFAAALLVASVLAPTALAPAPAVHAAGVDRYEKDDCPPGGLGPEVNARLDKAIEDVRKQAGIPGVVVGVWMPGKGSYVRATGVADTVTREPMSADSYIRIGSETKTFTVTALLQLVDDGRVGLDDPIAKYIPHVRNGHRITLRQLAGMRSGLFPYTSDDQFVHDLLSNPQRTYTPEQLLAYGMKHKNTFKPGAQFEYSNSNLVLLGLVVEKVTGQPLRDVIRNRVLRPSGLFHTLFPKGAEFPEPHSHGYTDQTLSGEIEDATDWNPSWAWAAGAMISNLQDLRHWAEVVATGKLLSPETQAQRLKTLPTGFPGTTYGLGIFETEGWIGHNGSLPGYETVTVYLPSQKATLVLMLNTDARRVANQEPSTLLARAVTQIVTPDNVYDGANVTPRQS; encoded by the coding sequence ATGCGACGCACCCCCACCCGACGTCTGTTCGCCGCAGCACTGCTCGTGGCGTCCGTGCTGGCCCCGACGGCCTTGGCCCCGGCCCCGGCGGTCCATGCCGCGGGCGTCGACCGGTACGAGAAGGACGACTGCCCGCCGGGCGGTCTCGGCCCCGAGGTGAACGCCCGGCTGGACAAGGCCATCGAGGACGTCCGCAAGCAGGCCGGCATCCCCGGCGTCGTCGTCGGCGTGTGGATGCCGGGCAAGGGAAGCTACGTCCGCGCGACCGGCGTCGCCGACACGGTGACCCGCGAGCCGATGTCCGCCGACTCGTACATCCGGATCGGCAGCGAGACCAAGACCTTCACGGTGACCGCGCTGCTCCAGCTCGTCGACGACGGCCGGGTCGGTCTCGACGACCCGATCGCGAAGTACATCCCCCACGTGCGCAACGGCCACCGGATCACGCTCCGCCAGCTCGCCGGGATGCGCAGCGGCCTGTTCCCGTACACCTCCGACGACCAGTTCGTCCACGACCTGCTGAGCAATCCCCAGCGGACGTACACGCCGGAGCAGCTGCTCGCGTACGGCATGAAGCACAAGAACACCTTCAAGCCGGGCGCCCAGTTCGAATACTCCAACTCCAACCTCGTCCTGCTCGGCCTGGTGGTCGAGAAGGTGACCGGCCAGCCGCTCCGGGACGTCATCCGCAACCGGGTGCTGCGCCCGTCCGGCCTGTTCCACACGCTGTTCCCGAAGGGGGCCGAGTTCCCCGAGCCTCACTCGCACGGCTACACCGACCAGACGCTGAGCGGCGAGATCGAGGACGCCACGGACTGGAACCCGAGCTGGGCCTGGGCCGCCGGGGCGATGATCTCGAACCTGCAGGACCTGCGCCACTGGGCCGAGGTCGTCGCCACCGGAAAGCTGCTCAGCCCGGAGACCCAGGCACAGCGGCTCAAGACACTCCCGACCGGCTTCCCCGGAACCACGTACGGCCTCGGCATCTTCGAGACCGAGGGCTGGATCGGGCACAACGGCTCGCTGCCGGGGTACGAGACGGTGACCGTCTACCTGCCCTCGCAGAAGGCCACCCTGGTCCTCATGCTCAACACGGACGCCCGCCGCGTCGCCAACCAGGAGCCGTCGACGCTGCTCGCCCGGGCGGTCACGCAGATCGTCACGCCGGACAACGTCTACGACGGCGCCAACGTCACCCCGCGTCAGTCCTGA
- a CDS encoding DUF5713 family protein, with amino-acid sequence MPITNQQVTGHAFLRPLYADPYFPDHVVDQGKAILLRLCERIEAEQPSEPAALYVLTRAATEEFNLLEAEFEAAGSEIETVARESIAADFWSIASAYGFTDADVEELIADRDW; translated from the coding sequence ATGCCGATCACCAACCAGCAGGTAACAGGGCACGCGTTTCTGCGGCCGCTCTACGCGGACCCGTACTTCCCCGATCACGTCGTCGACCAGGGCAAGGCGATCCTGTTGCGGCTGTGCGAGCGGATCGAGGCCGAGCAGCCCTCGGAGCCGGCGGCGCTGTACGTGCTGACCCGGGCCGCGACGGAGGAGTTCAACCTTCTGGAGGCGGAGTTCGAGGCGGCGGGGAGTGAGATCGAGACGGTTGCCCGTGAGTCGATCGCCGCGGACTTCTGGTCCATCGCTTCGGCGTACGGGTTCACGGACGCGGACGTCGAGGAACTGATCGCCGACCGGGACTGGTGA
- a CDS encoding GNAT family N-acetyltransferase: MATDFLVRPARPSDARALAELRWTFKQEDYEGQPPVPARNLEGAELWIRDRLGDGRWSAWVAETGSEICGHVFLCPVERMPEPYADNNPVGYVTNFFVMPSRRNKGCGSALLEALKQHARSVGLEGLIVWPSERSTPLYQRSGFQPPEELLELPLDA; the protein is encoded by the coding sequence ATGGCCACAGATTTCCTGGTACGTCCGGCCCGGCCCTCCGATGCCCGGGCCTTGGCCGAACTGCGGTGGACGTTCAAGCAGGAGGACTACGAGGGGCAACCGCCGGTCCCTGCCCGGAACCTGGAAGGGGCCGAGCTCTGGATCCGCGACCGGCTCGGCGATGGCCGCTGGTCGGCCTGGGTCGCGGAGACCGGCAGCGAGATCTGCGGTCACGTCTTCCTCTGCCCGGTGGAGCGGATGCCGGAACCCTACGCGGACAACAACCCGGTCGGCTATGTCACGAACTTCTTCGTGATGCCGTCACGTCGGAACAAGGGATGTGGTTCGGCACTCCTCGAAGCACTGAAGCAGCACGCACGCAGCGTCGGCCTAGAAGGCCTGATCGTCTGGCCGTCGGAGCGCAGCACCCCGCTCTATCAGCGCTCCGGTTTCCAGCCTCCGGAGGAACTGTTGGAACTCCCACTCGACGCCTGA
- a CDS encoding LysR family transcriptional regulator translates to MDLEAVRTFLAVLDSGRFRQAADELSITQQAVSKRVAALEKELGVRLLTRTAHGAEVTIDGQAFLPHARALLHAEARAIASVRPGSRALRVDVIGRRLAPAALLRAFHRTHPEIELDVVTLFDADAAVAALRSGTIDASFRAVTMPGRQLPEGIGALPVLDEPLQLLTGPAHALASARSVSPARLAGHRIWVPGIVSGTEWAAYYADLAAEFGLTIEVTGPDFGTEPLLDTVADSPELATLVGAGTRLVWPEAHDLRRIPVHGPTPVYPHSLLWSLDNPHPGLLALRDHLAAPRSEASGADIWTPSWARQRTRPPAL, encoded by the coding sequence GTGGATCTCGAAGCCGTACGCACCTTCCTCGCCGTCCTGGACTCGGGCCGGTTCCGGCAGGCCGCCGACGAACTGTCGATCACCCAGCAGGCCGTCTCCAAGCGCGTCGCCGCGCTGGAGAAGGAGCTGGGCGTACGGCTGCTCACCCGGACCGCGCACGGCGCCGAGGTCACGATCGACGGGCAGGCCTTCCTGCCGCACGCCCGCGCCCTGCTCCACGCCGAGGCCCGGGCGATCGCCTCCGTACGGCCCGGCAGCCGCGCGCTGCGCGTGGACGTGATCGGCAGACGGCTGGCGCCCGCGGCGCTGCTGCGCGCGTTCCACCGGACGCACCCGGAGATCGAGCTCGACGTCGTCACGCTCTTCGACGCCGACGCGGCCGTCGCCGCCCTGCGGTCCGGCACGATCGACGCGTCCTTCCGCGCGGTCACCATGCCCGGCCGGCAACTCCCCGAGGGCATCGGGGCCCTGCCGGTCCTGGACGAGCCCCTCCAACTGCTCACGGGGCCGGCCCACGCGCTGGCGTCCGCCCGCTCCGTCTCACCCGCGCGGCTCGCGGGGCACCGGATCTGGGTGCCCGGGATCGTCAGCGGAACCGAGTGGGCCGCCTACTACGCCGACCTCGCCGCCGAGTTCGGGCTCACGATCGAGGTGACCGGGCCCGACTTCGGCACCGAACCGCTCCTCGACACCGTCGCCGACTCCCCCGAACTCGCGACCCTCGTGGGCGCGGGAACGCGCCTCGTCTGGCCCGAGGCACACGACCTGCGCCGCATCCCCGTGCACGGCCCGACGCCGGTCTACCCGCACTCGCTGCTCTGGTCCCTGGACAATCCGCACCCGGGGCTCCTCGCCCTCCGCGACCACCTCGCCGCTCCCCGGAGCGAGGCCTCGGGGGCCGACATCTGGACACCCTCCTGGGCACGCCAGCGAACGCGGCCCCCCGCGCTCTAG
- a CDS encoding MFS transporter: protein MAGGRPSPGRDFGWLWAAYAASALGTGLAFSAFPLLAITVLHKGAAEVASLAAVGAAVGAAVAVPLGPWVEFRRKRSVMVAMDLVRCAALLSVPVAYALGRLGLAQLLLVSVVVAAADITFGAAAGAFLKALVRPDGMVAAQARLESTTWTATVVGPPLGGALIALLGPVATVAADAVSYLLSAAGIRAIAPREPSLGGESQGGSRRENRQAKRRENRRETRREIRWETRPQTRSGARFGDLVEGWRHVLAHPLLRPLFFHTVLVNGLIMATAPLLAVLMLGPLGFTPWQYGLAFAVPCVGGLIGARLAPGLVDRFGRHRVLLVSGALRVCWPVGLVFVHPGVIGLLLVMAVELALITCIGVFNPVLAAHRLRLTETGRVARTLTAWSVTGKATTATLTALWGVLAGLVGPRAAIALAGVLLLATPLLLPRREAVAGAEPTSELTRVSGR from the coding sequence ATGGCGGGCGGACGGCCGTCGCCGGGGCGCGACTTCGGATGGCTGTGGGCGGCCTACGCGGCGAGCGCACTCGGCACCGGGCTCGCGTTCAGCGCCTTCCCGCTGCTCGCGATCACCGTGCTCCACAAGGGTGCCGCCGAGGTCGCCTCGCTGGCCGCGGTGGGCGCCGCGGTGGGTGCGGCGGTCGCGGTCCCGCTCGGGCCGTGGGTGGAGTTCCGCCGCAAGCGGTCGGTGATGGTGGCGATGGACCTCGTCCGGTGCGCGGCACTGCTGAGCGTCCCCGTCGCGTACGCCCTCGGCCGGCTCGGCCTCGCCCAGCTCCTGCTCGTCTCGGTCGTCGTCGCCGCGGCCGACATCACCTTCGGCGCGGCGGCCGGCGCCTTCCTGAAGGCGCTGGTCAGGCCGGACGGCATGGTCGCCGCCCAGGCCCGTCTGGAGTCCACGACCTGGACCGCGACCGTCGTCGGGCCGCCGCTCGGCGGCGCCCTGATCGCGCTCCTCGGCCCGGTCGCCACCGTGGCGGCCGACGCCGTCAGCTACCTGCTCTCGGCGGCGGGCATCCGGGCGATCGCGCCACGGGAGCCCAGCCTCGGTGGGGAGAGCCAGGGGGGTAGTCGGCGGGAGAACCGGCAGGCGAAGCGGCGGGAGAACCGGCGGGAGACGCGGCGGGAAATCCGGTGGGAGACGCGGCCGCAGACGCGGTCCGGGGCACGCTTCGGCGATCTCGTCGAAGGCTGGCGCCACGTCCTCGCCCACCCGCTGCTGCGCCCGCTGTTCTTCCACACCGTCCTGGTCAACGGCCTGATCATGGCCACCGCACCGCTGCTCGCCGTCCTGATGCTCGGGCCGCTGGGGTTCACGCCCTGGCAGTACGGCCTCGCGTTCGCCGTCCCGTGCGTCGGCGGGCTCATCGGCGCACGCCTGGCACCCGGACTCGTCGACCGGTTCGGCCGCCACCGCGTCCTCCTCGTCTCGGGGGCGCTGCGCGTGTGCTGGCCGGTCGGTCTGGTCTTCGTCCATCCCGGCGTCATCGGACTCCTGCTCGTCATGGCCGTCGAGCTCGCGCTGATCACCTGCATCGGTGTCTTCAACCCGGTGCTCGCCGCCCACCGGCTCCGCCTGACGGAGACCGGCCGGGTGGCGCGCACCCTCACCGCCTGGTCGGTCACCGGCAAGGCCACCACCGCGACCCTGACCGCCCTGTGGGGCGTCCTGGCGGGACTCGTCGGCCCCCGGGCGGCGATCGCCCTCGCGGGCGTCCTCCTCCTGGCGACGCCGCTGCTGCTCCCGCGGCGCGAGGCCGTGGCAGGGGCGGAGCCGACATCGGAATTGACACGTGTAAGTGGACGGTGA
- a CDS encoding carboxylesterase/lipase family protein, whose product MSTTVTTARGPVRGERRADGSLRFLGIPYAQPPVGDLRFAAPVPPEPWTEPLDATAYGPTAQRRPFGEVVIIPEPTIPGEGVLNLNVFTPDTVPEAGLPVLVWIHGGGYVAGSAASPWYDGAAFNRDGVIVVSLGYRLGIEGFLHLEDAPDNRGVRDWIAALEWVRDNIAAFGGDPAKVTIAGQSAGGGAVQTLLAVPSARDLFRGVISVSGAVLRPDGPEVARAAARLLTSRTGVPATAAALRDLGDDEMLALQDRLAEEGPDREGLPPLLALAPFADGELIPVPAQEALTTGGAGDGVPLMLGFTEHEFTMVPAPEGVPLPLLLGGVGLDAARTDAFTEAYAKGGEAALFGQAMTDAVFRAPNLALADARAAREQPTWLYEFAWRSPVMGIAFHCLDLPFAFDVLDSEGVAPVAGATPPRGLADAMHRAWVAFVTDQDPGADWPRYTTDQRATMIWDTEPRIAEDPLSGVRSIWLD is encoded by the coding sequence ATGAGCACGACCGTCACCACCGCCCGAGGGCCCGTCCGCGGCGAACGCCGTGCCGACGGCAGCCTCCGCTTCCTGGGCATCCCGTACGCGCAGCCCCCCGTGGGCGACCTGCGGTTCGCCGCGCCCGTCCCGCCGGAGCCGTGGACGGAGCCGCTCGACGCCACCGCGTACGGCCCGACCGCGCAGCGCCGGCCCTTCGGCGAGGTCGTGATCATCCCCGAGCCCACCATCCCGGGCGAAGGCGTCCTCAACCTCAACGTCTTCACCCCCGACACCGTCCCGGAGGCAGGGCTGCCCGTCCTCGTCTGGATCCACGGCGGCGGCTACGTCGCCGGTTCGGCGGCCAGCCCCTGGTACGACGGCGCCGCCTTCAACCGCGACGGCGTCATCGTCGTCTCGCTCGGCTACCGGCTCGGCATCGAGGGCTTCCTCCACCTGGAGGACGCCCCCGACAACCGCGGCGTACGGGACTGGATAGCCGCCCTGGAATGGGTCCGCGACAACATCGCGGCCTTCGGCGGCGACCCGGCCAAGGTCACCATCGCCGGACAGTCCGCCGGCGGCGGCGCCGTCCAGACCCTCCTCGCCGTTCCGTCCGCCCGGGACCTGTTCCGCGGCGTGATCTCCGTCTCGGGCGCGGTCCTGCGCCCCGACGGCCCCGAGGTCGCCCGCGCCGCCGCCCGGCTCCTCACCTCCCGCACCGGCGTCCCCGCCACCGCGGCCGCGCTGCGGGACCTCGGCGACGACGAGATGCTCGCGCTCCAGGACCGGCTGGCCGAGGAGGGCCCGGACCGTGAGGGCCTGCCGCCACTGCTGGCCCTCGCCCCCTTCGCGGACGGCGAGCTGATCCCCGTACCCGCGCAGGAGGCGCTGACGACGGGCGGCGCGGGCGACGGCGTCCCGCTGATGCTCGGCTTCACCGAGCACGAGTTCACGATGGTCCCCGCGCCCGAGGGCGTCCCGCTGCCGCTCCTGCTCGGGGGCGTCGGCCTCGATGCTGCCCGGACCGATGCCTTCACCGAGGCGTACGCGAAGGGCGGCGAGGCCGCCCTCTTCGGCCAGGCGATGACGGACGCGGTCTTCCGCGCCCCGAACCTCGCCCTCGCCGACGCCCGCGCCGCGCGGGAACAGCCCACCTGGCTCTACGAGTTCGCGTGGCGCTCACCGGTCATGGGCATCGCCTTCCACTGCCTCGACCTGCCCTTCGCCTTCGACGTCCTCGACTCCGAAGGCGTCGCACCCGTCGCCGGGGCCACACCGCCGCGCGGCCTGGCAGACGCCATGCACCGGGCCTGGGTCGCCTTCGTGACGGACCAGGACCCGGGCGCCGACTGGCCGCGCTACACCACCGACCAGCGCGCCACGATGATCTGGGACACCGAGCCCCGGATCGCGGAGGACCCGCTGAGCGGGGTTCGCTCGATCTGGCTCGACTGA
- a CDS encoding sulfatase-like hydrolase/transferase, with the protein MSSRRRFLAGSAVSLGLGALPVTGAVGAAAGPAAAAVPEDTTRPPNLIVVLADDLGHGELGAYGQKLISTPRIDGLAADGLRFTDAYSTAAVCAPSRCSLLTGLHTGHATVRANPSGAQGSLTAADTTFAQVLRARGYRTGVIGKWGFGPESAGQDSHPNARGFEEFHGYIDHGHAHQYYPEYLWHNGAKEPVPGNAGGAKGTYAPDLLRQRALDFLDRHAAEPFLLLLTPTVPHAPSDIPDTGAYASRTWTAANKGHAAQVSLFDSLVGDIVDRLRALGLADDTVLLVTSDNGPHEEGGVNPDLFDANGPLRGYKRNLYEGGVRVPLIAWGPGRVLPGTSDRPTPLTDLLPTLAELGGAPAPSDVDGLSAAPLLAGGGSAAHHDHLYWFRDERGVTSRADAQDKKRSTWLAEALRKDRWKAVRFAPVRDHALPDDQWQVELYDLATDLGETSDLAARYPARVAELVALMRSSWQDTYPRADFGTTLAVPQLAVPGQPFSVTATLANGSARAWNSAAVTLRAPAGWTVRATTATAATQLAPGARLATSWQVTPPAGAPAATPWTLTAEGTALAPGGPVRYADDGVVTTPPPAPTRDGYLSDLPWIRAVNGWGPVERDSSNGKNGAGDGTPIAFGGTTYPKGLGVHAYSDVSFHLGGAAQRFTALVGIDDFSARQSSTGATRATVYGDDRVLLATPTLTAATGPVPVDVDVRGVRVLRLEVTDANARTSFDHTSWALAHITVG; encoded by the coding sequence ATGTCCAGCCGCCGTCGTTTCCTCGCCGGGTCCGCCGTCTCGCTGGGGCTCGGCGCGCTGCCCGTGACCGGCGCAGTCGGTGCCGCGGCGGGACCGGCCGCGGCCGCCGTGCCCGAGGACACCACCCGCCCGCCGAACCTGATCGTCGTGCTCGCCGACGACCTCGGTCACGGCGAGCTCGGCGCGTACGGGCAGAAGCTCATTTCCACCCCGCGCATCGACGGACTCGCCGCCGACGGACTGAGGTTCACGGACGCGTACTCGACGGCTGCCGTCTGCGCCCCCTCCCGCTGCTCCCTCCTCACCGGACTGCACACCGGGCACGCGACCGTACGCGCCAACCCGTCCGGTGCCCAGGGCTCCCTCACCGCCGCCGACACCACCTTCGCCCAGGTGCTCAGGGCCCGCGGCTACCGCACCGGCGTGATCGGCAAGTGGGGCTTCGGGCCGGAGAGCGCCGGCCAGGACAGCCATCCCAACGCCCGCGGCTTCGAGGAGTTCCACGGCTACATCGACCACGGCCACGCGCACCAGTACTACCCCGAGTACCTCTGGCACAACGGCGCGAAGGAGCCCGTCCCCGGGAACGCGGGCGGCGCCAAGGGCACCTACGCGCCCGACCTGCTGCGGCAGCGGGCCCTCGACTTCCTCGACCGCCATGCCGCCGAACCGTTCCTCCTCCTGCTCACCCCGACCGTGCCGCACGCTCCCAGCGACATCCCCGACACCGGCGCCTACGCCTCCCGCACCTGGACCGCCGCCAACAAGGGCCATGCCGCGCAGGTGAGCCTCTTCGACTCCCTCGTCGGCGACATCGTCGACCGGCTGCGCGCCCTCGGACTCGCGGACGACACCGTCCTCCTCGTCACCAGCGACAACGGGCCCCACGAGGAGGGCGGCGTCAACCCCGATCTGTTCGACGCCAACGGGCCGCTGCGCGGCTACAAGCGCAATCTGTACGAAGGTGGTGTACGGGTTCCCCTCATCGCCTGGGGCCCCGGCCGCGTCCTGCCCGGCACGAGCGACCGCCCCACCCCGCTCACCGACCTCCTCCCCACCCTCGCCGAACTCGGCGGCGCCCCCGCCCCCTCCGACGTCGACGGCCTCTCGGCCGCGCCCCTCCTCGCCGGCGGCGGGAGCGCCGCCCACCACGACCACCTCTACTGGTTCCGCGACGAGCGCGGCGTCACGAGCCGCGCCGACGCCCAGGACAAGAAGCGGTCCACCTGGCTCGCGGAGGCGCTCCGCAAGGACCGGTGGAAGGCCGTGCGCTTCGCTCCCGTCCGCGACCACGCCCTGCCCGACGACCAGTGGCAGGTGGAGCTGTACGACCTCGCCACCGACCTCGGCGAGACCTCCGACCTCGCGGCCCGGTACCCCGCCCGGGTCGCCGAACTCGTCGCGCTGATGCGTTCCTCCTGGCAGGACACCTACCCCCGCGCCGACTTCGGGACGACCCTGGCCGTCCCTCAACTCGCCGTACCAGGGCAGCCGTTCAGCGTCACCGCAACTCTCGCCAACGGCTCCGCGCGAGCCTGGAACTCGGCCGCCGTCACGCTGCGCGCCCCCGCGGGCTGGACCGTACGGGCCACCACGGCCACCGCGGCGACGCAGCTCGCCCCCGGTGCCCGGCTCGCCACCAGCTGGCAGGTCACCCCGCCCGCCGGCGCCCCCGCCGCCACCCCGTGGACGCTGACCGCCGAGGGCACCGCCCTCGCGCCCGGCGGCCCCGTGCGGTACGCCGACGACGGTGTCGTCACCACCCCGCCCCCGGCGCCCACCCGGGACGGCTACCTCTCGGACCTGCCCTGGATCCGCGCCGTCAACGGCTGGGGCCCGGTCGAGCGCGACAGCTCCAACGGCAAGAACGGGGCCGGCGACGGCACCCCGATCGCCTTCGGCGGCACCACGTACCCCAAGGGCCTCGGAGTCCACGCGTACAGCGACGTGTCGTTCCACCTCGGCGGCGCGGCACAGCGCTTCACCGCACTCGTCGGCATCGACGACTTCTCGGCGCGCCAGAGCTCCACGGGCGCGACCCGCGCCACCGTGTACGGCGACGACCGCGTCCTCCTCGCCACCCCCACCCTGACGGCCGCCACCGGCCCCGTACCGGTGGACGTGGACGTACGCGGGGTCCGCGTCCTGCGCCTGGAGGTGACGGACGCCAACGCCAGGACGTCCTTCGACCACACCTCCTGGGCCCTCGCCCACATCACGGTGGGCTAG
- a CDS encoding OsmC family protein: MADYRIETVRTGYRNWTARNDRGAEVRMAAADDADAQPSFTPVELLLAAMGGCGGLVVDRTARAVDHDDLRIVVESVSGPEDDGRVGRIRVSYEFELPDNNPKADEVFARAVRLTHEKFCTVSRTVEHGARVEAILPDGTVGFEG, from the coding sequence ATGGCCGACTACCGGATCGAAACCGTCCGCACCGGGTACCGGAACTGGACCGCCCGCAACGACCGGGGGGCGGAGGTCCGGATGGCCGCCGCCGACGACGCGGACGCGCAGCCCTCGTTCACCCCGGTCGAGTTGCTGCTCGCGGCGATGGGCGGCTGCGGCGGCCTGGTCGTGGACCGGACCGCGCGCGCCGTGGACCACGACGACCTGCGGATCGTGGTGGAGTCCGTCTCGGGCCCGGAGGACGACGGCCGGGTGGGCCGGATCAGGGTCAGCTACGAGTTCGAGCTGCCGGACAACAACCCGAAGGCGGATGAGGTGTTCGCCCGGGCGGTGCGGCTGACGCACGAGAAGTTCTGCACGGTGAGCCGCACCGTGGAGCACGGCGCACGGGTCGAGGCGATCCTGCCGGACGGCACTGTCGGCTTCGAAGGCTGA
- a CDS encoding type 1 glutamine amidotransferase, whose translation MTSEMSETAVTGEVDGDTENPAAPGTAPAVLVVQHEEDAGPGLVGDRLVRAGLRLDVVRAWLGEPLPDDLGGHAGLLVLGGSVGCRDDESAPWLPRVRTLVREAVAGEVPLLGICLGGQLVADALGGSVVARTGGPELGAVPLRRLAAADEDPVLGGVPEGAPAAQWHWDEVGRLPAGAVPLLTGDDCPYQAFRVGRAGWGLQFHPEAGSGTVALWAEADDAQVRADGGDPAAVVASVREAEPELRTVWGAVSEAWGAVVRAHSGARTART comes from the coding sequence GTGACGAGCGAGATGAGCGAGACGGCTGTGACCGGCGAAGTGGACGGGGATACCGAGAACCCTGCGGCACCGGGCACAGCCCCTGCCGTTCTCGTCGTCCAGCACGAGGAGGACGCGGGCCCCGGTCTCGTCGGGGACCGTCTCGTACGGGCCGGCCTCCGCCTCGACGTGGTGCGCGCCTGGCTGGGCGAGCCCCTCCCGGACGACCTGGGCGGCCACGCGGGGCTCCTCGTCCTCGGCGGGTCCGTCGGCTGCCGGGACGACGAGTCCGCCCCGTGGCTGCCCCGCGTCCGTACGCTCGTCCGCGAGGCGGTCGCCGGCGAGGTGCCGCTGCTCGGGATATGTCTGGGCGGCCAGCTCGTGGCCGACGCCCTGGGCGGTTCCGTCGTGGCCCGGACCGGGGGGCCCGAACTGGGCGCCGTGCCGCTGCGGCGGCTTGCCGCGGCCGATGAGGATCCCGTACTAGGCGGGGTACCGGAGGGCGCGCCGGCGGCGCAGTGGCACTGGGACGAGGTGGGCCGGCTGCCGGCAGGCGCCGTCCCGCTGCTGACGGGTGACGACTGCCCGTACCAGGCGTTCCGGGTGGGGCGTGCGGGCTGGGGGCTCCAGTTCCATCCGGAGGCGGGGTCCGGCACGGTCGCGCTGTGGGCGGAGGCCGACGACGCGCAGGTCCGCGCGGACGGCGGCGACCCGGCGGCCGTGGTGGCCTCGGTACGGGAGGCGGAGCCGGAACTCCGTACGGTCTGGGGCGCGGTGTCCGAGGCATGGGGCGCGGTCGTGCGGGCTCACTCCGGAGCGCGCACCGCCCGGACGTGA